The following coding sequences are from one Muntiacus reevesi chromosome 17, mMunRee1.1, whole genome shotgun sequence window:
- the SLC25A51 gene encoding mitochondrial nicotinamide adenine dinucleotide transporter SLC25A51 has protein sequence MMDSEAHEKRPPILTSSKQDIAPHIASVSEMKHYLCGCCAAFNNIAITFPIQKVLFRQQLYGIKTRDAVLQLRRDGFRNLYRGILPPLMQKTTTLALMFGLYEDLSCLLRKHISSPEFATRSMAAVLAGTTEAIFTPLERVQTLLQDHKHHDKFTNTYQAFKALKCHGIREYYRGLVPVLFRNGFSNVLFFGLRGPIKEQLPTATTHRAHLVNDFICGGLLGAMLGILFFPVNVVKTRMQSQIGGEFQSFPKVFQKIWLERDRKLTNLFRGAHLNYHRSLISWGIINATYEFLLKII, from the coding sequence ATGATGGATTCAGAAGCTCATGAAAAGAGGCCCCCAATCCTAACATCTTCAAAGCAAGATATAGCACCTCACATTGCAAGTGTCAGTGAGATGAAGCATTACCTGTGCGGCTGCTGTGCGGCCTTCAACAACATCGCGATCACATTTCCCATCCAGAAGGTCCTCTTTCGGCAACAGCTGTATGGAATCAAAACCCGGGATGCCGTACTGCAGTTGAGGAGGGACGGATTTCGAAACTTGTATCGCGGAATCCTCCCCCCGTTAATGCAGAAGACAACCACACTGGCACTCATGTTTGGTCTGTATGAGGATTTATCTTGCCTTCTCCGTAAGCATATCAGTTCCCCAGAGTTTGCAACCCGCAGCATGGCCGCAGTCCTTGCAGGGACAACAGAAGCAATTTTCACTCCTCTGGAAAGAGTCCAAACATTGCTTCAGGACCACAAGCATCATGACAAATTTACAAACACGTACCAGGCTTTCAAGGCACTGAAATGCCATGGAATTCGAGAGTATTACCGAGGCTTGGTGCCCGTTCTCTTCCGTAACGGATTTAGCAATGTGCTTTTCTTTGGCCTGCGCGGCCCCATAAAGGAGCAGCTGCCTACCGCCACGACTCACCGCGCTCACTTGGTCAATGATTTTATCTGTGGGGGCCTGCTGGGCGCCATGTTGGGAATCTTGTTTTTTCCAGTCAATGTCGTAAAGACGCGCATGCAGTCTCAGATTGGCGGGGAGTTTCAGTCTTTCCCCAAGGTTTTCCAAAAAATCTGGCTAGAACGGGACAGGAAGCTGACAAATCTTTTCCGAGGTGCCCATCTGAATTACCACCGGTCCCTCATCTCTTGGGGCATAATTAATGCGACTTACGAGTTCTTGTTAAAGATTATATGA